The proteins below come from a single Crossiella sp. CA-258035 genomic window:
- a CDS encoding glycoside hydrolase family 6 protein has product MLTATTFGTVLAAPSASAAPACRVDYSVNDWGSGFTARVKINNLGDAISSWTLGFAFPGNQRLSQGWSANWSQATDSPNVTATGNGSLGTGASVEIGFNATYSGSNPAPASFTLNGNACTGKPTEPPPGGSRENNPYNGADMYVNPDWAAKVRAEPGGSRIANQPTGVWLDRIAAINGTAAARGLVGHLDEAVRQDAANGAKPLVVQLVIYNLPGRDCSALASNGELKADEIGRYRTEYIDPIAAILARPAYAKLRVATVIEVDSLPNLITNVSGRPTAVPQCDVMKANGNYVNGVGYALNKLGDVPNVYNYIDAGHHGWLGWDDNLNPTVQLMCQAANASGATPADVSGFIVNTANFSALHEPFFKADTVVGGRPLRESTKWVDWNRYVDELGYAQDFRARAAAACFGQDVGMLIDTARNGWGGPNRPTAASTSTDPNTFVNQSRVDRRIHLGNWCNQSGAGLGERPKANPGPAGIDAYVWMKPPGESDGSSKYIQNNEGKGFDRMCDPTYTGNPRNGNNMSGALGNAPLSGHWFPAQLQELMRNAYPAL; this is encoded by the coding sequence GTGCTGACCGCCACGACCTTCGGCACAGTGCTCGCCGCCCCCTCGGCCAGCGCCGCGCCCGCCTGCCGGGTCGACTACAGCGTGAACGACTGGGGCAGTGGCTTCACCGCCCGAGTCAAGATCAACAACCTGGGTGACGCGATCTCCAGCTGGACGCTGGGCTTCGCCTTCCCCGGCAACCAGAGGCTTTCCCAGGGCTGGAGCGCCAACTGGTCCCAGGCCACCGACAGCCCGAACGTGACCGCGACGGGCAACGGGTCTCTGGGCACCGGAGCCTCGGTGGAGATCGGCTTCAACGCCACCTACTCCGGCAGCAACCCGGCCCCGGCCAGCTTCACGCTCAACGGCAACGCCTGCACCGGCAAGCCGACCGAGCCGCCGCCGGGCGGGAGCCGGGAGAACAACCCCTACAACGGCGCCGACATGTACGTGAACCCGGACTGGGCGGCCAAGGTGCGCGCCGAGCCCGGTGGCAGCCGCATCGCGAACCAGCCAACCGGCGTGTGGCTGGACCGCATCGCGGCGATCAACGGCACCGCCGCCGCCAGGGGCCTGGTCGGCCACCTCGACGAGGCGGTGCGGCAGGACGCGGCCAACGGGGCGAAGCCACTGGTGGTCCAGCTGGTGATCTACAACCTGCCCGGCCGGGACTGCTCGGCGCTGGCCTCCAACGGCGAGCTCAAGGCCGATGAGATCGGGCGCTACCGCACCGAGTACATCGACCCGATCGCCGCGATCCTGGCCAGGCCGGCCTACGCCAAGCTGCGTGTCGCGACGGTGATCGAGGTCGACTCGCTGCCGAACCTGATCACCAACGTCAGCGGCAGGCCGACCGCGGTCCCGCAGTGCGACGTCATGAAGGCCAACGGCAACTACGTCAACGGCGTCGGCTACGCGCTGAACAAGCTCGGCGACGTGCCCAACGTGTACAACTACATCGACGCGGGGCACCACGGCTGGCTCGGCTGGGACGACAACCTCAACCCGACCGTGCAGCTGATGTGCCAGGCGGCCAACGCCTCCGGCGCCACCCCGGCCGACGTGTCCGGCTTCATCGTCAACACCGCCAACTTCAGCGCGCTGCACGAACCGTTCTTCAAGGCCGACACCGTGGTCGGTGGCAGGCCGCTGCGGGAGAGCACGAAGTGGGTGGACTGGAACCGCTACGTCGACGAGCTCGGCTACGCCCAGGACTTCCGCGCCAGGGCCGCCGCGGCCTGCTTCGGCCAGGACGTCGGCATGCTCATCGACACCGCGCGCAACGGCTGGGGCGGACCCAACCGCCCGACCGCGGCGAGCACCTCGACCGACCCGAACACCTTCGTCAACCAGTCCCGCGTGGACCGGCGCATCCACCTCGGCAACTGGTGCAACCAGTCCGGCGCCGGCCTCGGCGAGCGGCCGAAGGCCAACCCCGGTCCGGCCGGTATCGACGCCTACGTGTGGATGAAGCCGCCCGGCGAGTCCGACGGCTCCAGCAAGTACATCCAGAACAACGAGGGCAAGGGTTTCGACCGGATGTGCGACCCGACCTACACCGGCAACCCCCGCAACGGCAACAACATGTCCGGCGCACTGGGCAACGCGCCGCTGTCGGGGCACTGGTTCCCCGCTCAGCTGCAGGAGCTCATGCGCAACGCCTACCCGGCGCTCTGA
- a CDS encoding twin-arginine translocation signal domain-containing protein has protein sequence MPAEPVSRRQFIQVGGVGVAGMVVGLPASAPAAEARPAIAQCAGFSPVVGAETGLANGIARTPRGTLKLFVDNHSSQPTKDPLSLKFVTPYFVNINRAGQLPPGAKMLLRDERPNVPEILEVVLPAGLKPGRHDVSIPIVRVDGGPSLLGHGQLLVSPVRPARDEPPCLLGDATDFQIKTPGASNGPARTGRAGNQVNLYVSYEFCALTRGKGRLVTVRAGNAGPNPTTADALVTVRTPFYVNVDRSGQLPPEAKFIYQNTDPTVPEVLGITVPKGLRPGEERSFAVPLLAVPGTLPGYRAGGAMVLAGKSDEDVDLRPNAVQFAVTVLAT, from the coding sequence ATGCCTGCGGAACCAGTGTCACGACGGCAGTTCATCCAGGTCGGTGGGGTCGGCGTGGCCGGGATGGTGGTAGGGCTGCCCGCCTCCGCGCCCGCCGCCGAGGCCAGACCGGCCATCGCCCAGTGCGCGGGTTTCAGTCCGGTCGTCGGGGCCGAGACCGGCCTGGCCAACGGCATCGCGCGGACACCCCGGGGCACGCTGAAGCTGTTCGTGGACAACCACAGCAGCCAGCCGACCAAGGACCCGCTCAGCCTGAAGTTCGTCACCCCCTACTTCGTCAACATCAACCGCGCGGGCCAGCTGCCACCCGGCGCGAAGATGCTGCTGCGGGACGAGCGGCCGAACGTGCCGGAGATCCTAGAGGTAGTGCTCCCGGCCGGGCTCAAGCCGGGCAGGCACGACGTGTCCATCCCGATCGTCCGGGTCGACGGTGGCCCGAGCCTGCTCGGTCACGGCCAGCTGCTGGTCTCCCCGGTGCGCCCGGCCAGGGATGAGCCGCCCTGCCTGCTGGGCGACGCGACGGACTTCCAGATCAAGACCCCCGGCGCCAGCAACGGCCCCGCGCGCACGGGGCGGGCGGGCAACCAGGTCAACCTGTACGTCAGCTACGAGTTCTGCGCGCTGACCAGGGGCAAGGGCCGGCTGGTCACCGTCCGCGCGGGCAACGCCGGACCGAACCCCACTACCGCGGACGCGCTGGTCACCGTGCGCACCCCGTTCTACGTCAACGTCGACCGGTCCGGGCAGCTGCCGCCGGAAGCGAAGTTCATCTACCAGAACACCGATCCCACCGTCCCCGAGGTACTGGGCATCACCGTGCCCAAGGGCCTGCGGCCGGGCGAGGAACGCTCGTTCGCGGTGCCCCTGCTCGCCGTGCCCGGCACCCTGCCCGGGTACCGGGCCGGTGGCGCGATGGTGCTGGCCGGGAAGTCCGATGAGGACGTGGACCTGCGGCCCAACGCGGTCCAGTTCGCGGTGACCGTGCTGGCCACCTAG
- a CDS encoding GH1 family beta-glucosidase gives MHVSDHAVELAFPPGFLWGAATAAFQIEGSTTVDGRTDSIWDAFCRTPGKVHNGDTGEPATDHYRRMREDVALMADLGLRAYRFSTAWPRIRPDGGPVNPAGLDFYQRLVDELLARQITPWVTLYHWDLPQALEERGGWANRDTAYRFGEYAQTVVGALGDRVPFWTTLNEPYCSSFVGYASGRHAPGRTDPHATVAAVHHLHLAHGLGVRAIRDAAPQAQAGITLNLYPVHPADPGSEADLEAVRRVDGLQNRIFLDPVLRGEYPEDVLADLEPFGLSSHIQDGDLDLIGAPLDLLGVNYYSSLHVSGASTEPADGPTTWIGAEHVRFPSRGLPRTDMNWEIQASGLTEVLTRLHTEYPPLPLYITENGSAWPDKPNGDGQIEDTDRVSYLDGHLRAAHEAIQAGADLRGYFSWSLLDNFEWAEGYAKRFGLVHVDYQTQVRTPKRSAHFYSQVIRQNGLIAEQL, from the coding sequence GTGCACGTATCTGACCACGCCGTCGAGCTGGCGTTCCCGCCGGGATTCCTGTGGGGCGCGGCCACCGCGGCCTTCCAGATCGAGGGATCGACCACTGTGGACGGTCGAACCGACTCGATCTGGGACGCCTTCTGCCGTACCCCCGGCAAGGTGCACAACGGCGACACCGGCGAACCGGCCACCGACCACTACCGACGGATGCGCGAGGACGTCGCGCTGATGGCCGACCTCGGCCTGCGCGCCTACCGGTTCTCCACCGCCTGGCCCCGGATCCGCCCGGACGGCGGCCCGGTCAACCCGGCGGGCCTGGACTTCTACCAGCGCCTGGTGGACGAGCTGCTGGCCAGGCAGATCACCCCGTGGGTCACCCTCTACCACTGGGACCTGCCGCAGGCGCTGGAGGAGCGCGGCGGCTGGGCGAACCGGGACACCGCCTACCGCTTCGGCGAGTACGCCCAGACCGTGGTCGGCGCGCTCGGCGACCGGGTGCCGTTCTGGACCACGCTCAACGAGCCCTACTGCTCCTCCTTCGTCGGCTACGCCTCGGGCAGGCACGCCCCCGGCCGCACCGACCCGCACGCCACCGTGGCCGCCGTGCACCACCTGCACCTGGCGCACGGCCTCGGTGTGCGGGCGATCAGGGACGCGGCTCCCCAGGCCCAGGCCGGGATCACGCTCAACCTGTACCCGGTGCACCCGGCCGATCCCGGTTCCGAGGCGGACCTGGAGGCGGTCCGCCGGGTCGACGGACTGCAGAACCGGATCTTCCTCGACCCGGTGCTGCGCGGTGAGTACCCCGAGGACGTGCTCGCCGACCTGGAACCGTTCGGGTTGTCCAGCCACATCCAGGACGGCGACCTGGACCTGATCGGCGCGCCGCTGGACCTGTTGGGCGTCAACTACTACAGCAGCCTGCACGTCTCCGGCGCCTCGACCGAGCCCGCCGACGGCCCCACCACCTGGATCGGCGCCGAGCACGTGCGCTTCCCCAGCAGGGGCCTGCCGCGCACCGACATGAACTGGGAGATCCAGGCCTCCGGGCTCACCGAGGTGCTCACCCGGCTGCACACCGAGTACCCGCCGCTGCCGCTCTACATCACCGAGAACGGCTCGGCCTGGCCGGACAAGCCCAACGGCGACGGCCAGATCGAGGACACCGACCGAGTGTCCTATTTGGACGGTCACCTGCGCGCGGCGCACGAGGCCATCCAGGCGGGGGCCGACCTGCGCGGGTACTTCAGCTGGTCGCTGCTGGACAACTTCGAGTGGGCCGAGGGCTATGCCAAGCGGTTCGGCCTGGTGCACGTGGACTACCAGACCCAGGTGCGCACCCCGAAGCGCAGCGCGCACTTCTACTCGCAGGTGATCAGGCAGAACGGGCTGATCGCCGAACAACTGTGA
- a CDS encoding carbohydrate ABC transporter permease yields the protein MSVGKPNATVYGLLLAFVLGSAFPFYWSFVVASRDSATVSQRVPPLLPGGNFFANAAKVFDSVPFWKALGNSMIVAGTVTVSTVLLSTLAGFAFAKLRFRGRGVLFVAVVATLAVPTQLGIVPLYMLMAEFGWANSLEAVIVPNLVTALGVFWMRQYISEAVPFELIEAARMDGCSLIRTFWHVCLPAVRPAAAFLGMFTFMTSWNDFLWPLVALDAGNPTIQVALEKLQSGFYIDYSLVLAGTTMATVPVLLIFVLLGRQIVAGIMQGAVKG from the coding sequence ATGAGCGTCGGCAAGCCCAATGCCACGGTGTACGGACTGTTGCTGGCCTTCGTGCTCGGCTCGGCCTTCCCGTTCTACTGGTCCTTCGTGGTGGCCAGCAGGGACAGCGCCACCGTCTCCCAGCGGGTGCCGCCGCTGCTGCCCGGTGGCAACTTCTTCGCCAACGCGGCCAAGGTGTTCGACTCGGTGCCGTTCTGGAAGGCCCTGGGCAACAGCATGATCGTGGCCGGCACGGTGACGGTGTCCACCGTGCTGCTGTCCACACTGGCCGGTTTCGCCTTCGCCAAGCTGCGCTTCCGCGGCCGGGGGGTGCTCTTCGTCGCGGTGGTGGCCACCCTGGCCGTGCCCACCCAGCTGGGCATCGTGCCGCTGTACATGCTGATGGCCGAGTTCGGCTGGGCCAACAGCCTGGAGGCGGTGATCGTGCCGAACCTGGTCACCGCGCTCGGGGTGTTCTGGATGCGCCAGTACATCTCGGAGGCGGTGCCCTTCGAGCTGATCGAGGCCGCCCGGATGGACGGGTGCAGCCTGATCCGCACCTTCTGGCACGTGTGCCTGCCCGCGGTCCGGCCGGCCGCGGCCTTCCTCGGCATGTTCACCTTCATGACCTCCTGGAACGACTTCCTGTGGCCGTTGGTCGCCCTCGACGCGGGCAACCCCACGATCCAGGTGGCCCTGGAGAAGCTCCAGAGCGGCTTCTACATCGACTACTCGCTCGTGCTGGCCGGCACGACCATGGCGACGGTCCCGGTCCTGCTGATCTTCGTCCTGCTCGGCCGACAGATCGTCGCCGGCATCATGCAGGGCGCCGTGAAGGGATGA
- a CDS encoding sugar ABC transporter permease encodes MRDRLGEWDLRFSPYLYIAPFFLIFGLTGLFPLLYTAYVALFDWELGGAEPTFVGLDNFTTLLADEQFWTTLTNTISIFLLSSGPQLVIAVLLAALLNTRVRPATGWRVGVLLPYAASLVAIGIIFANLFGRDFGLVNTLLEVFGLDRIDWQANRFASHLAIAFMVNWRWTGYNALIVLAAMQAIPKDVYEAAVVDGAGAVRRFFSITLPLLRPTLIFMVITSTIGGLQIFTEPKLFDTRPGSNNGGSSNQFQTITLYLYQSAFENQNFGYASAIAWVLFLVIIIFAGINFLLTRRLAGVGR; translated from the coding sequence ATTCGCGACCGGCTCGGCGAGTGGGACCTCCGGTTCTCGCCCTACCTCTACATCGCGCCGTTCTTCCTGATCTTCGGCCTGACCGGCCTGTTCCCGTTGCTCTACACCGCTTATGTGGCCCTCTTCGACTGGGAGCTGGGCGGCGCGGAGCCGACCTTCGTCGGGCTGGACAACTTCACCACCCTGCTCGCCGACGAGCAGTTCTGGACCACGCTGACCAACACGATCAGCATCTTCCTGCTCTCCAGCGGACCGCAGCTGGTGATCGCGGTGCTGCTGGCCGCGCTGCTCAACACCAGGGTCCGCCCGGCCACCGGCTGGCGGGTCGGCGTGCTGCTGCCCTACGCGGCCAGCCTGGTGGCCATCGGCATCATCTTCGCCAACCTGTTCGGCCGCGACTTCGGCCTGGTCAACACCCTGCTGGAAGTGTTCGGCCTGGACCGGATCGACTGGCAGGCCAACCGCTTCGCCAGCCACCTGGCCATCGCCTTCATGGTGAACTGGCGCTGGACCGGCTACAACGCGCTGATCGTGCTGGCCGCGATGCAGGCCATCCCCAAGGACGTCTACGAGGCCGCGGTGGTCGACGGGGCCGGTGCGGTGCGCCGGTTCTTCAGCATCACCCTGCCGCTGCTGCGCCCGACGCTGATCTTCATGGTGATCACCTCGACCATCGGCGGGCTGCAGATCTTCACCGAGCCCAAGCTGTTCGACACCAGGCCCGGCTCCAACAACGGCGGCTCCTCCAACCAGTTCCAGACCATCACCCTCTACCTGTACCAGTCCGCCTTCGAGAACCAGAACTTCGGCTACGCCTCGGCGATCGCCTGGGTGCTGTTCCTGGTGATCATCATCTTCGCCGGCATCAACTTCCTGCTCACCCGGCGGCTGGCGGGGGTGGGGCGATGA